From a single Paenibacillus sp. FSL W8-0426 genomic region:
- a CDS encoding proline racemase family protein: METTKWYAALDTHSCGQPLRIITGGLPQISGSSQYEKSLFFKRHFDSVRKLLLAEPRGHREMTGAIVTAPTTEEASFGLLFLNQAGLSAISGHGIIAAVAAWTSTGQLSPSEAAKGILIDCPAGTVKAFADCNGHEVRSVSFWNVPSFVYAEQLAVKVQGMEARVDVAFGGEFYAVVDTSMWETGDVFALPKLREWGRLIREEIERQLEVRHPQLDWITGIHGVFFYQRHDATGDDGHPNRLAYRCAAALAGEQLDRSPGGAAACAHMAVLHARCPLEPGQQVIYEGITGAQIVGSIASETETHGYHAVIPSLTGTAHILGFMNFLLDPSDPLPEGFVLY; the protein is encoded by the coding sequence ATGGAAACAACGAAATGGTATGCGGCGCTCGATACGCATTCCTGCGGTCAGCCGCTGCGGATCATCACCGGGGGGCTGCCGCAGATCAGCGGCTCCTCCCAGTATGAGAAGTCTTTATTTTTCAAACGACATTTCGATTCCGTCCGAAAGCTGCTGCTCGCTGAACCGCGTGGACACCGCGAGATGACGGGGGCGATTGTGACGGCACCAACGACGGAGGAAGCAAGCTTCGGGCTGTTATTCCTGAACCAGGCGGGCCTTTCGGCCATTAGCGGCCACGGAATCATCGCCGCCGTCGCGGCATGGACGTCGACGGGACAGCTGTCTCCTTCGGAAGCGGCCAAAGGCATTCTGATCGATTGCCCTGCCGGAACGGTCAAGGCATTTGCCGACTGCAACGGGCATGAGGTCCGCTCGGTTTCTTTTTGGAATGTCCCAAGCTTCGTGTATGCCGAGCAGCTTGCGGTGAAGGTTCAAGGCATGGAGGCAAGGGTCGATGTCGCCTTTGGCGGTGAGTTTTATGCTGTCGTCGATACGTCGATGTGGGAAACCGGTGATGTTTTTGCGCTTCCGAAGCTGCGGGAATGGGGCAGGCTGATCCGGGAGGAGATCGAGCGGCAGCTTGAGGTAAGGCATCCGCAATTGGACTGGATAACCGGAATTCACGGCGTCTTTTTTTATCAAAGGCACGATGCAACGGGCGATGACGGACACCCGAACCGGCTCGCATATCGCTGTGCGGCTGCATTGGCCGGAGAGCAGCTTGATCGGTCGCCCGGAGGGGCCGCCGCCTGCGCCCACATGGCGGTTCTGCATGCCCGCTGTCCGCTGGAGCCCGGGCAGCAGGTTATATATGAAGGCATCACTGGCGCCCAAATCGTAGGAAGCATCGCGAGTGAAACGGAAACTCACGGGTATCATGCCGTCATTCCCAGCCTTACCGGAACTGCTCACATTCTGGGCTTTATGAACTTTTTGCTCGATCCGTCGGACCCGCTGCCGGAAGGCTTTGTTCTGTACTGA
- a CDS encoding beta-L-arabinofuranosidase domain-containing protein — protein MGSVKEEERIVIQDMEALYLGNLATVEFDLRLPREGKNGSKISWISGDSRFLQDDGTVNRPKYGIGTRTVPLRATFRYGGCSKEKVYNVTILEEENRIRVSRIYPIRLKADVGKPFYLPAVAVVETAEGEIISHAVDWEPGEEYTMDEPGPIMVKGVLKDTAIPVSAEVWAAAGQDRETMDTIPAVHGFPAVAVALKEGTAFKAAQDRSLAFLKKVNDDQMLYNFRAAAGLDTRDAPEMTGWDSPGCLLRGHTTGHYLSALALCYAASGDEDIKRKAEYMIASLEECQHAFAGQPGFDAGFLSGYSEEQFDLLEKFTRYPEIWAPYYTLHKIFAGLLDCYRLLGIHTALKIADQLGDWVYRRLNRLPNRVLKTMWGMYIAGEFGGMNESLAELYSITRKSEHLAAANLFDNDRLFVPLRAGIDALGGLHANQHIPQVIGSLKIFQATGEKAYYDMSRFFWQAVTGAHIYSIGGTGEGEMFRQPGKIGEFLSEKTAETCASYNMLKLTKELFAYHPAAEYMDYYERTMFNHILASCDHQPTGGSTYFMPLAPGGTKSFDVTGNTCCHGTGLENHFKYAEAIYHYDKSALYVNLLVPSTLHWRERQMKLTLDVEPQDPGKAALRMEGTGDFALKIRRPYWAGPECRMEINGKPANMADDPTGYICISRDWQDGDEIKLFFDCRLRLETAPDREELASLAYGPYILAALSDANDYLQLQLHEDDLMRSFTKEIGQHGFAFRYTLKDLLFIPLASVFHERYHVYIERNPMGS, from the coding sequence ATGGGTTCGGTTAAAGAGGAGGAACGCATCGTAATCCAGGATATGGAGGCGCTGTATTTGGGCAATCTGGCCACGGTGGAATTTGATCTCCGTTTGCCCCGGGAAGGCAAAAACGGCTCGAAAATCAGCTGGATATCGGGAGACTCCCGTTTTCTCCAGGACGACGGCACGGTAAATCGGCCGAAATATGGCATAGGCACACGCACGGTTCCGCTGCGGGCAACGTTTCGATACGGCGGCTGCAGCAAGGAAAAAGTCTACAACGTGACCATTTTGGAGGAAGAGAATCGAATTCGCGTGTCTCGGATTTATCCGATACGCCTGAAAGCGGATGTGGGGAAACCATTTTATTTGCCGGCGGTGGCCGTGGTCGAAACGGCCGAGGGGGAGATCATTTCCCATGCCGTGGATTGGGAACCGGGAGAGGAATATACGATGGATGAGCCCGGTCCCATCATGGTTAAAGGTGTCCTTAAAGACACGGCCATTCCGGTAAGCGCCGAGGTTTGGGCGGCAGCCGGGCAGGATCGGGAAACGATGGACACAATTCCTGCCGTGCATGGCTTTCCCGCTGTGGCGGTGGCGCTGAAGGAAGGAACCGCCTTTAAAGCGGCTCAGGACAGGAGCCTTGCCTTCTTGAAAAAGGTCAATGACGATCAGATGCTGTATAATTTCCGAGCCGCTGCCGGACTGGATACGCGCGATGCTCCGGAAATGACCGGTTGGGATTCGCCAGGGTGCTTGCTGAGGGGACATACGACCGGACATTATCTGTCTGCGCTGGCGTTGTGCTACGCAGCTTCGGGAGATGAGGACATCAAGCGGAAGGCGGAGTATATGATCGCTTCGCTGGAAGAGTGCCAGCATGCTTTTGCTGGTCAGCCTGGATTTGATGCCGGCTTCCTCAGCGGTTACTCCGAGGAGCAGTTTGACCTGTTGGAGAAGTTTACCCGGTATCCGGAAATATGGGCTCCTTACTATACCCTGCACAAAATTTTTGCCGGATTGCTCGATTGTTATCGCCTTTTGGGAATCCATACGGCGCTGAAGATCGCCGATCAGCTTGGCGATTGGGTATACCGCCGTTTGAACCGGCTTCCAAACCGCGTGCTCAAAACGATGTGGGGCATGTACATCGCCGGCGAATTCGGCGGGATGAACGAATCGCTTGCCGAGCTGTACTCCATCACGCGCAAGTCTGAACATCTGGCGGCGGCGAACCTGTTTGACAACGACCGCTTGTTCGTTCCGCTGCGCGCGGGTATAGATGCCCTCGGCGGCCTCCACGCCAACCAGCATATCCCCCAGGTGATCGGCTCCCTGAAAATATTCCAGGCAACCGGGGAGAAGGCGTATTACGACATGTCCCGCTTTTTTTGGCAGGCCGTCACGGGTGCGCATATCTATTCGATTGGCGGCACGGGAGAAGGCGAAATGTTCCGGCAGCCAGGCAAAATTGGAGAATTTCTCAGCGAAAAAACCGCAGAAACCTGCGCCTCGTACAATATGCTGAAACTGACGAAGGAATTGTTTGCGTATCATCCGGCAGCGGAATATATGGATTATTACGAGCGTACGATGTTTAATCACATTTTGGCCTCATGCGATCATCAGCCGACGGGAGGCAGCACGTATTTCATGCCGCTGGCACCCGGCGGGACAAAGTCTTTTGACGTGACGGGGAATACTTGCTGCCATGGCACGGGCTTGGAGAATCATTTTAAATATGCCGAAGCTATTTATCATTACGATAAATCTGCGCTGTATGTGAACCTGCTGGTTCCTTCAACCCTCCATTGGCGGGAACGGCAGATGAAGCTGACGCTGGACGTGGAGCCGCAAGATCCCGGAAAAGCGGCGCTGCGGATGGAGGGAACGGGGGATTTTGCATTGAAGATTCGCCGTCCATACTGGGCCGGACCGGAATGCCGCATGGAGATCAACGGCAAGCCTGCCAACATGGCCGATGACCCTACAGGATATATCTGCATCAGTCGGGATTGGCAGGATGGAGACGAGATCAAGCTCTTTTTCGACTGCAGGCTCCGCCTGGAAACGGCGCCGGATCGGGAAGAACTGGCATCTCTTGCGTATGGACCGTACATTTTGGCTGCGCTCTCTGATGCAAATGACTATTTGCAGCTTCAATTGCACGAAGATGACCTGATGAGAAGTTTCACCAAGGAGATTGGGCAGCATGGGTTTGCTTTCCGATACACTTTGAAGGATTTGTTGTTCATTCCGCTGGCGAGTGTGTTTCACGAACGATATCACGTCTATATTGAACGGAACCCGATGGGATCATAG
- a CDS encoding (2Fe-2S)-binding protein: protein MKRPSMIICRCEEVTLAQLETAYGSGCHTSRQLKMKTRAAMGACQGRVCRHLLETWVHAQNPESPRDPELLSHRPPVRPVTFGQLANGEL, encoded by the coding sequence ATGAAACGCCCTTCCATGATCATTTGCCGATGCGAAGAAGTAACCCTCGCTCAATTGGAGACTGCCTACGGGTCAGGATGCCATACTTCGAGGCAGCTAAAAATGAAAACGCGGGCCGCCATGGGAGCTTGTCAGGGCAGGGTATGCAGACATCTCCTCGAGACCTGGGTGCATGCCCAAAATCCGGAGTCACCCCGAGACCCGGAGCTCCTGTCCCATCGTCCTCCGGTGCGGCCCGTGACCTTCGGCCAGTTGGCCAATGGTGAATTGTGA
- a CDS encoding dihydrodipicolinate synthase family protein, translating into MPTFEGVYVALVTPFTADYEVDYQRLAELCDTLILQGVNGLIPAGSLGEYATLTQEERAKVVETVIEAAAGRVPVVVGSAAPSTKQAVDWVRHARDAGAAGVMALPPINYKPLESEVVAHYEALNEVGLPIIVYNNPHDYKVDLTPELLSRLSGLEHVVAVKEFSGDIRRVHAILAHTDLEVMIGVDDLAMEGALCGATGWISGVPNALPKEGVELFNLARQGKVQEATDLYRHLLPLFHFDASPQLVQSIKYMMELAGFSAGPTRPPRLPLPEAEYAAIKEAFEFAVKREWSQP; encoded by the coding sequence ATGCCAACATTTGAAGGGGTCTATGTCGCGCTTGTCACACCGTTTACAGCGGATTACGAGGTCGATTACCAGCGTCTTGCCGAGCTTTGCGATACGCTCATCTTACAGGGCGTGAACGGTTTGATTCCAGCCGGATCATTGGGCGAATATGCAACTTTGACGCAGGAGGAGCGGGCCAAGGTGGTAGAGACGGTCATCGAAGCCGCGGCAGGACGAGTGCCGGTGGTCGTCGGCTCCGCGGCGCCTTCCACCAAGCAGGCTGTAGATTGGGTACGGCACGCCAGGGATGCGGGAGCCGCCGGCGTGATGGCCTTGCCGCCGATCAATTACAAGCCGCTCGAGTCTGAGGTCGTCGCTCATTATGAAGCACTGAATGAAGTGGGGTTACCGATCATCGTTTACAACAACCCGCATGATTACAAAGTCGATTTGACGCCAGAGCTGCTTTCCAGGCTTTCCGGACTTGAACATGTCGTGGCCGTGAAGGAATTCTCCGGGGATATCCGCCGCGTGCACGCTATTTTGGCCCATACCGATCTGGAAGTGATGATCGGCGTTGACGATTTAGCCATGGAAGGTGCGTTGTGCGGAGCAACGGGCTGGATTTCGGGCGTGCCGAATGCCCTGCCCAAGGAAGGCGTGGAGCTGTTTAATCTGGCGAGACAAGGAAAAGTTCAGGAGGCAACCGATCTATATCGCCATCTTCTCCCGCTGTTTCACTTCGATGCCAGTCCGCAGCTCGTGCAATCGATCAAATATATGATGGAACTGGCCGGATTTTCGGCAGGACCGACGCGTCCACCCCGCCTTCCTCTCCCGGAAGCCGAGTATGCCGCCATTAAGGAAGCATTTGAGTTTGCCGTGAAGCGCGAATGGAGCCAGCCATGA
- a CDS encoding FAD-dependent oxidoreductase — protein MTPATSFDLLIVGAGPAGLSAAAVAAGHGLSVAVLDEFPQPGGRMLGQFHEEKGKWWVGRQAAEQLIEQCRVLGVDIRCGVSVHGMFRHERCWVVRAGGASFTAARVLLATGAAEIPQPTPGWMLPGVMSIGAAQVMTNVHFVKPGRRGLIIGVNVLAMAIARELSVSGISLAGIVLPEQNSVFGKEDVPKEAVKRLLGLAHLAPSPLMRIGGKLGARLGMAGAISRFFPRRGLKIWDIPLRLRTSAISINGEHHVESVTLADVTGTGEIIPGSEREENVDFVALAGGLSPLAELAAVAGCPLVYAEELGGHVPLHNEDMQTPVEGLYVAGNITGIESAQVAMAQGRVAAAAICRDAGAPGKDRERNLLEAMEHVRRIRAAALIQFHSGISGARDRLYKTWNKEA, from the coding sequence ATGACCCCGGCGACGTCATTCGATCTGTTGATCGTCGGAGCCGGCCCGGCGGGCTTATCGGCCGCCGCAGTGGCGGCCGGGCATGGCTTGAGCGTAGCTGTGCTGGATGAATTCCCGCAGCCCGGCGGGCGCATGCTGGGACAGTTCCACGAGGAAAAGGGGAAGTGGTGGGTTGGAAGGCAGGCTGCGGAGCAGTTGATCGAACAATGCCGCGTGCTGGGAGTGGATATCCGCTGCGGCGTTTCCGTTCACGGCATGTTTCGGCATGAACGTTGCTGGGTCGTGAGAGCCGGAGGCGCGTCGTTCACGGCTGCAAGGGTTCTCCTCGCCACCGGCGCCGCCGAAATTCCCCAGCCGACGCCGGGCTGGATGCTGCCAGGGGTCATGTCGATCGGAGCCGCCCAGGTAATGACCAATGTACACTTTGTGAAGCCGGGCCGTCGCGGGCTGATCATCGGCGTGAATGTGCTCGCCATGGCGATTGCCCGCGAGCTGTCCGTCAGCGGAATTTCGCTCGCCGGAATCGTGCTGCCAGAACAAAATTCGGTATTCGGCAAGGAAGATGTGCCTAAAGAAGCAGTGAAACGTCTGCTGGGCCTTGCTCATTTGGCCCCGTCTCCGCTGATGAGGATCGGGGGAAAGCTGGGCGCCCGCCTGGGGATGGCTGGTGCAATATCCCGCTTTTTTCCGCGGCGCGGGCTGAAAATATGGGATATCCCTTTACGGCTGCGCACTTCCGCGATTTCGATCAATGGCGAACATCATGTGGAATCCGTGACGCTGGCGGATGTAACCGGGACAGGTGAAATCATTCCGGGCAGCGAACGGGAGGAAAACGTCGATTTTGTGGCTCTTGCCGGAGGTTTATCCCCGCTCGCCGAATTGGCCGCGGTGGCCGGATGTCCATTGGTGTATGCAGAGGAACTCGGTGGTCATGTTCCGCTGCACAATGAGGATATGCAGACGCCGGTCGAGGGTTTGTACGTCGCCGGAAACATAACGGGTATCGAAAGCGCGCAGGTGGCTATGGCCCAGGGAAGAGTCGCGGCGGCCGCCATTTGCCGCGATGCCGGAGCACCGGGGAAGGACCGGGAACGTAACCTGCTTGAAGCGATGGAGCATGTTCGCCGGATTCGCGCCGCTGCTTTGATCCAATTTCATTCAGGTATTTCGGGCGCCAGAGACCGATTATATAAGACATGGAATAAGGAGGCATGA
- a CDS encoding (2Fe-2S)-binding protein, with amino-acid sequence MVMERITNHPILGRWERGREPVSFMFGGRTLTGLQGEPIAAALLASGIRRLRRHEESGAVRGLYCAIGHCMECRLTVEGKGQVRSCLTPLEEGMRISEGRQLSNEITGRKLP; translated from the coding sequence ATTGTGATGGAACGGATTACGAATCATCCGATATTGGGCCGGTGGGAACGAGGCAGGGAACCGGTCAGCTTTATGTTTGGCGGCAGGACGCTGACCGGACTTCAGGGCGAGCCGATTGCGGCTGCCCTGCTGGCCTCGGGGATTCGCAGGCTGCGCAGGCATGAGGAGTCCGGTGCGGTCCGCGGCCTGTATTGCGCCATCGGCCACTGCATGGAATGCCGGCTGACCGTGGAAGGCAAGGGGCAGGTGCGCTCCTGTCTAACCCCGCTTGAAGAGGGGATGCGCATTTCCGAAGGGCGGCAGCTGTCCAATGAAATTACGGGGAGGAAGCTGCCATGA
- a CDS encoding LamG-like jellyroll fold domain-containing protein, protein MKRWLSMVLSFSLLVSLFAFPAAAEPAEAESTGEEAKIIDIFGRTLNDYGVELVDWQGYIANPYVKLNVVPPEDAAYPLTIDIKAKGTSRLMMDRPSTLSATGAAKTLTFQNAGESKPFLLEIHPDRIGGNGEIEHYTLELAVTDANGAVRKQTTPIRVWDQDDAREPSLPLKFDYRYDTIQPYFSDPAIREASEQAIKDWFYFFDMEPFDTVPANSEVTRLPKDNFDGHDSVTNDEPYNGMWIYLRGLNGPYSTGGASDNGKYHKRNGVTVPDRIHRSLLTILDFYDTATPFTSLDDEQWYLTEMSDTSTDVYGLIMHEFGHALAFSHSWRGMAAYKRSGGTADNIVAYQGVPVPLDDTYHIPGEPQYWDRISGQNGGRTHLFHNKRWMLTKLTLLIAEQAGWKLNRSLTPFLSPSIKNVPVPNAKTGQQYELKLQAEGGVPFYDWNITGGSLPEGLTLDRFTGTIAGKVSGKAKGSYTFTVQLRDYDEKSAPVQKEFTLNVGQGELAGNYLFDEEEAGDSGIALDYSGAGHDAAVYHASRTDGARGGGLGLNGSSSYMKLPDTMLKGTRDFTFSAWVNVNGGPSPDGASSDNSDINTASARIFEFVSAAGTSADLTIEAGGTLRFTAPGPQGTGAVSVAGSGLTSGQWHHAAVTLSRNTAVLYLDGVEQARTSEMNPGRIRSLLNGVNKYIGKSGTDGHYFAGSLDEIKLYSRALVGEEIAALAADKPSPPVVEPPDPANPNVAIEGTVSASYVSPWESLAGLNDEYEPTSSADRGHPVYGNWDTRGSEQWVQYDFDRPFTLSSSEVYWFDDNDGIDLPASFYIQYWTGTDWVEVPDPSAYGVLPDQYNVTSFDPVTTTKIRLTMKAKETTSTGIQQWKVIGTSVPSPG, encoded by the coding sequence ATGAAAAGGTGGTTATCCATGGTGCTTAGCTTTTCGCTGCTGGTGTCCTTATTTGCATTCCCGGCCGCGGCCGAGCCGGCGGAGGCGGAATCCACCGGCGAAGAGGCGAAGATCATTGACATTTTTGGCAGAACGCTTAACGATTACGGCGTTGAGCTGGTAGATTGGCAGGGATACATCGCCAATCCTTACGTGAAACTGAACGTGGTTCCGCCCGAGGACGCCGCCTATCCGTTGACGATCGATATTAAAGCCAAAGGCACTTCCCGCCTGATGATGGACCGTCCGAGCACGCTGAGCGCAACCGGGGCGGCAAAGACGTTAACGTTCCAAAATGCCGGCGAAAGCAAGCCCTTTCTGCTCGAAATCCATCCCGACCGAATCGGAGGCAATGGGGAGATCGAACATTACACGCTGGAGCTCGCGGTCACGGATGCCAATGGCGCTGTCCGAAAACAAACCACCCCGATTCGCGTATGGGACCAGGATGATGCCAGAGAGCCGAGCTTGCCGCTGAAATTTGATTACAGATACGATACGATCCAGCCCTATTTCAGCGATCCCGCGATCCGAGAGGCCAGCGAACAGGCGATCAAGGATTGGTTCTACTTCTTTGATATGGAGCCCTTTGATACCGTCCCGGCGAATTCGGAAGTCACCCGGCTGCCAAAGGATAACTTTGACGGTCATGACTCCGTGACCAATGATGAGCCTTACAACGGGATGTGGATCTATCTTAGAGGGCTCAACGGCCCTTATTCGACCGGCGGAGCGTCCGACAACGGGAAATATCATAAACGCAACGGCGTGACGGTCCCTGACCGAATTCACCGGTCGCTTCTCACCATTTTGGACTTTTACGATACCGCAACGCCGTTTACCTCGCTGGATGATGAGCAGTGGTACCTGACGGAGATGTCCGACACATCTACGGACGTGTACGGACTCATCATGCACGAATTCGGGCATGCGCTTGCGTTTTCCCATAGTTGGAGAGGCATGGCTGCTTATAAGCGCAGCGGAGGAACGGCGGATAATATCGTTGCCTACCAAGGGGTCCCGGTCCCGCTGGATGACACCTATCATATTCCCGGGGAACCGCAATACTGGGACCGGATCAGCGGCCAGAACGGCGGCCGTACTCATCTCTTTCACAACAAGCGCTGGATGCTGACCAAACTGACGCTGTTGATTGCGGAACAAGCGGGCTGGAAATTGAATCGTTCCCTGACACCTTTTCTTAGCCCGTCGATTAAAAACGTTCCGGTTCCCAATGCAAAGACAGGACAGCAATATGAACTGAAGCTGCAGGCCGAAGGCGGAGTTCCTTTCTATGATTGGAATATCACAGGGGGATCGCTGCCGGAGGGGCTGACGCTGGACCGCTTTACAGGTACGATCGCCGGCAAGGTATCCGGCAAAGCCAAGGGCAGCTACACATTTACGGTACAGCTTCGGGATTATGACGAAAAGAGCGCCCCGGTGCAAAAGGAATTCACGTTAAACGTCGGTCAGGGAGAGCTGGCAGGGAATTACTTGTTTGATGAAGAAGAGGCCGGGGATTCCGGTATCGCCCTTGATTATTCCGGTGCGGGCCATGATGCCGCCGTTTACCATGCTTCGCGCACGGACGGCGCAAGAGGCGGAGGGTTGGGCCTGAACGGCTCGTCAAGCTACATGAAGCTACCCGATACGATGCTGAAAGGAACCCGGGACTTTACATTCTCCGCCTGGGTAAACGTTAACGGGGGTCCGAGTCCGGACGGTGCATCCTCTGACAATTCGGATATCAACACAGCCAGCGCGCGCATTTTCGAATTTGTTTCAGCCGCAGGCACGTCGGCGGACCTAACCATCGAAGCCGGCGGTACGTTACGCTTCACAGCACCGGGCCCGCAAGGGACAGGAGCCGTGAGCGTTGCCGGCAGCGGCTTGACATCCGGACAATGGCATCATGCGGCGGTCACCCTATCCCGAAACACGGCAGTTCTGTACCTGGATGGGGTAGAACAGGCCAGGACCTCGGAAATGAATCCAGGACGTATTCGTTCCCTGCTGAACGGAGTGAACAAGTATATCGGAAAGTCCGGGACGGACGGACATTATTTTGCCGGCAGCCTCGATGAAATCAAGCTCTATTCGCGTGCGCTGGTTGGTGAAGAGATCGCCGCTCTAGCCGCGGATAAACCATCGCCGCCGGTTGTTGAACCGCCGGATCCCGCAAATCCGAACGTGGCGATCGAAGGAACCGTCTCAGCCTCCTACGTCTCGCCTTGGGAAAGCCTGGCGGGGCTGAATGACGAATACGAGCCGACAAGCTCGGCGGACAGGGGGCATCCGGTCTACGGAAACTGGGATACCCGCGGGAGCGAGCAGTGGGTGCAGTATGACTTCGACCGACCGTTCACCCTCTCCTCAAGCGAGGTTTACTGGTTTGACGACAATGATGGGATCGATCTGCCGGCATCGTTTTACATCCAGTATTGGACGGGAACCGATTGGGTGGAGGTGCCTGATCCTTCTGCATATGGCGTGCTTCCGGATCAGTATAACGTGACCTCCTTCGATCCGGTGACGACGACGAAAATCCGCCTTACCATGAAGGCCAAGGAAACGACATCCACAGGCATTCAACAGTGGAAGGTGATCGGAACGTCCGTCCCATCTCCAGGTTAA
- a CDS encoding aldehyde dehydrogenase family protein, producing MKNSRNWIGGEWIEPTAGECAVFSPSNTKEQVGVLHLSDSSQVVQAEQAARIAYGSWSGLSGPARAGHLERMADLLESASDDVALLSSLEMGKPIAEMHGEVRRGVNLLRYYAAEGLRANGAVIPSSERNVLQFTRKVSLGVAGIITPWNFPVAIPIWKIAPALICGNTVVWKPAELASLTATRLAELFEAAGLPPGVINLVIGKGSRIGKALLEETPLDAVSFTGSTSTGLGIAQMCARRNIKYQTEMGGKNAAVVLNDADLETAVPLIVSGAFRSAGQKCTATSRIIVESGIYDSFVRELSHAMSNIKLAPALDSEAYLGPVASAGQYETVMSYVHMANEQADILAQGPPVSGDSEGYYIRPIVAAGVSAGHPLIQEEIFGPVAAVLKAADFDEAVALCNQSIYGLSASLFTRNLSAAHRFLDEARAGMVRVNQETAGVEYQSPFGGMKLSSSHSREQGQAGLDFFTELKTCAISY from the coding sequence ATGAAAAACAGCCGCAACTGGATCGGGGGAGAATGGATCGAGCCGACGGCGGGAGAGTGCGCCGTATTCAGCCCATCCAATACCAAAGAGCAGGTAGGGGTGCTGCATTTATCGGATTCGTCGCAGGTCGTTCAGGCGGAGCAGGCGGCGCGAATAGCTTACGGCTCTTGGTCTGGCTTGAGCGGCCCCGCCAGAGCCGGTCATTTGGAACGGATGGCGGATCTGCTGGAGTCGGCCTCGGATGACGTCGCCCTTCTCTCAAGCCTGGAGATGGGGAAACCGATTGCCGAAATGCACGGGGAAGTAAGGCGGGGGGTGAATCTGCTGCGTTATTACGCCGCCGAGGGCCTGCGGGCGAACGGTGCGGTCATCCCTTCGAGTGAGCGGAATGTGCTGCAATTCACCAGGAAGGTTTCTCTCGGTGTGGCGGGCATCATTACGCCCTGGAACTTCCCCGTGGCCATTCCGATCTGGAAAATAGCGCCCGCGCTGATTTGCGGAAACACGGTCGTATGGAAGCCGGCCGAGCTTGCATCGCTGACCGCGACCAGGCTGGCGGAACTGTTTGAAGCAGCTGGGCTTCCGCCCGGCGTCATCAATCTGGTTATCGGCAAGGGCAGCCGGATCGGCAAGGCGCTGCTGGAGGAAACGCCTTTGGACGCCGTGAGTTTTACCGGCTCCACGTCCACAGGACTTGGCATTGCTCAAATGTGCGCCAGGCGCAATATCAAATATCAGACCGAAATGGGCGGCAAAAATGCTGCCGTCGTATTAAACGACGCGGATCTTGAAACGGCTGTGCCGCTCATTGTCAGCGGCGCGTTTCGATCGGCGGGGCAAAAATGCACGGCAACAAGCCGGATTATCGTGGAGTCAGGCATCTACGATTCGTTTGTCAGGGAATTGTCGCATGCCATGTCCAACATCAAGCTGGCCCCGGCATTGGACAGCGAGGCTTACCTCGGTCCCGTGGCTTCCGCAGGACAGTATGAAACCGTCATGTCCTATGTGCATATGGCGAACGAACAAGCGGATATTCTGGCGCAGGGCCCGCCTGTCTCCGGAGATTCAGAGGGGTATTATATTCGGCCGATCGTAGCCGCCGGCGTAAGCGCAGGTCACCCACTGATCCAGGAGGAAATATTCGGCCCCGTCGCCGCGGTGCTGAAAGCGGCCGACTTTGACGAAGCGGTAGCTTTGTGCAATCAATCGATTTATGGGCTGAGCGCTTCGCTGTTTACCCGAAATTTATCGGCTGCCCATCGGTTCCTGGACGAGGCTCGGGCCGGAATGGTCCGTGTCAATCAGGAAACCGCGGGTGTCGAGTATCAGTCCCCGTTTGGCGGCATGAAGCTGTCAAGCTCCCATTCGCGCGAACAGGGCCAGGCTGGACTGGATTTTTTCACCGAGCTTAAGACGTGCGCCATTTCTTATTGA